One Mycolicibacterium parafortuitum DNA segment encodes these proteins:
- a CDS encoding SDR family oxidoreductase, with protein sequence MAPSPIVLGPPSGIASALAADLDASLAVAEHPLPANVTGVVIVAEPPPARAEVTTLRGDDWHRLVDAPMWRTLTALQRARSALLPAGGRIVVVVPTIGMSGATGLVGYTTALEGIRAMAKSAARQWASAGIGVNLVAVPLSAFSGEDDAAAGHLTVPAVPDATDLVHTAAESIRFLLRTDIAHLAGETIVADGGSVMLP encoded by the coding sequence GTGGCTCCTTCGCCAATCGTCCTGGGCCCACCGAGTGGGATCGCCTCGGCGCTGGCGGCCGATCTCGACGCGTCGCTCGCGGTAGCGGAGCACCCGCTTCCCGCGAACGTCACCGGGGTGGTGATCGTCGCCGAGCCTCCCCCGGCCAGGGCCGAGGTGACGACGCTGCGCGGTGACGACTGGCATCGTCTGGTCGACGCGCCGATGTGGCGCACGCTGACAGCCCTCCAGCGGGCGCGCTCGGCCCTGCTACCTGCCGGCGGCCGCATCGTCGTGGTGGTGCCGACCATCGGAATGTCGGGCGCCACCGGACTGGTCGGCTACACCACCGCGCTGGAAGGCATCCGCGCGATGGCGAAATCAGCGGCCCGGCAATGGGCCTCCGCCGGCATCGGGGTGAACCTGGTCGCCGTCCCGCTCTCGGCGTTCTCCGGGGAAGACGACGCGGCAGCGGGCCATCTCACCGTCCCAGCCGTGCCGGATGCCACGGATCTCGTTCACACCGCCGCGGAATCGATCCGGTTCCTGCTACGCACGGACATCGCGCACCTCGCCGGGGAGACGATCGTCGCCGACGGCGGATCGGTGATGCTGCCGTGA